GAATCGAGCACGTCGCTCGACAGCTCGACGCCCCGGTTCACCGGACCGGGATGCAGGACCAGCGCCTCTTTCGGGAGCATCTCCAGCGTGCGCGCATTCAGCCCCCAGGTCCGCGCGTAATCGCGCGCGCCGGGAAGCCTGGCGTCGGCGATCCGCTCGTTCTGGATCCGCAGCGCCATCACCGCATCGGCGCCGGTGAGCGCGTCGCGGAGCGATCGCGCCACGGTGCAGCCGAGCTTTTCGATGCCCGCGGGAATCAGCGTGGAAGGTCCGCCGACGCGGACATGGACCCCGAGCTTGCTCAGGCAGTGGATGTTCGAGCGCGCGACGCGGCTGTGCGCGATGTCGCCGACGATCGCCACCGTCCGGCCCTCCAAGGATCCCCAGCGCTCGCGCAGGCTGAGCGCGTCGAGCAGCCCTTGCGTCGGGTGCTCGTGCGCGCCGTCCCCGGCGTTGATGACGCTCGCCCGCACCGCGCGCGCCACGAGCCGCGGCGCTCCGGCCGCGGGATGGCGGACGATCAGGGCGTCGGCGCCGATGGCGTCCAGGTTGCGGACGGTGTCCTCCAGCGACTCGCCCTTGGCGACGCTGGAAGCGTCCTTCTGGAAGCTGAGCACGTCCGCTCCCAGCGCCTTCGCCGCGACCTCGAACGAGCTGCGCGTGCGCGTGCTGTTCTCGAAGAACAGCGTGACGACGTTCCTGCCGCGCAAGAGCGCGCGCCGGTCGGCGGCGGCCTCCCCGGCGCGCGCCCGCGCCCGCTCGCGCTTGAATCTCGCCGCCAGCGAAAGCAACGCGTCGATCTGCGCCCGGGTCAGCGCTTCCAGCTCGAGCAGGTGCCGGGGAAACTCCAGCGCCATCTCAGACCCCATGCAAGAGCCGCCGCGCGAAGTGCGGAGAAAGCCCGGCCTCCAGGATTTTCCGGGCGGTCTTCTCCGCGTTGTACGGTACGCGGTGGAACTCGACCGCCTTGGACCGATCGTCCCAGATGCCGTAGCAGGCGCGTGGATCGTAGTCGCGCGGCTGGCCGCAGCTTCCGATGGAGATCAGGTAGCGGCGCGCGGGATCGATGCGAATCCGCTCCGCCCAGACGTCCTTGACGGGGTTCCCGAGCTGGAACGCGCGCTGCAGGTGCGAGTGGCCGATGAACGTCACCGGGGAGAGCTTCTCCTTCCCTCTCAGCACCAGATCCTCGGCCTGTTCCAGCGCGAACACGTATTCGAACGCTTGCGGGTCCCGGGGCGAGGCGTGCCCATAGGTCACCTCGCCCTCCGCGCGCTGGTAAGGCAGCCCTCGCAGCCACTCCATGTTTTCCTTGGAGAGCTGCAACGCGGTCCAGTCGAGAACTTCGCGCGCGGCGGCGTAGTAGTAGCTGTAGTCCATCCGGCCGGCGACCGCCGCGTCGTGATTGCCGAGGACCGTGAACTCGCACCTGGTGCGGACCAGATCGCAGGCGGCGTTGGGGTCAGCGCCGTAACCGACCGTATCTCCCAGACAAATGAATCGGTCGACCTTCTGCGCCTCCGCCGCCGAGATACACGCCGTCAGCGCCTCCAGGTTGGCGTGGATGTCCGTCAGAATGGCGGTGCGCATCGGCGCCGCCCTGAGTACACAGAAAGCGCGCTGACTTCAAGCGCACCCCATCGCGCGCCCGCGCTCGACGGAAGCGACTGCGGCGCACGAAATCGTCGCGGTGCCGCCGACGATGGTCGCTACGGCGGTGACGTTCCACGCGGAACGTGGCAGAAATCGGAATGCTCCGATTTCGGAGCCCGGGCATCTGTGTTGCTGCGGCGCGCCGGCGATTGCGCGCTGCACGGATCGTTGCTCGCCGGACGAAGGGTCGATTGGCGCGAGGTGGATTGGATGGCAATTCCCGTAGCACAGATGATGACGGTTGCCCGATACGTGCTCAAGCAGCGGCTCGCCAGGCGTGACCGCTACCCGCTGGTGCTGATGCTCGAACCGCTCTTCCGCTGCAATCTTTCGTGCACTGGCTGCGGAAAGATCCAGTACCCGGCCGCGCTCCTGAAGAAGGACCTCTCGGTCGAGGACTGCATCCGCGCTTCCGACGAGTGCGGCGCGCCCGTAGTCAGCATTGCCGGCGGAGAACCTCTCCTCCATCCGCAGATCGCCGGGATCGCGCGCGAGCTCGTCCAACGCGGGCGGTTCGTGTACCTCTGCACGAATGCGCTCCTGCTGGAGCGCAAGCTGGACTCGTTCCAGCCCAGCAAGTACCTCAGCTTCAGCGTCCACATGGACGGGCCGCGCGCGGAGCACGATTTCTCCGTCTGCCGCGAGGGCGGCTATGACGTAGCCGTACAGGCGATTCGAGCAGCCCTGAAGCGAGGCTTTCGGGTGACGACGAATACCACCGTCTTCGACGGGGCCAATCCCGAGAGGATGCGAGGGTTCTTCGACGACATGATGGAGCTCGGCGTCGAGGGAATGATGATCTCGCCGGGATACTCGTACGAGAAGGCGCCGGACCAGCAGCATTTCCTCCGCCGGGAGCGGTCGCACCGGCTGTTCTCGCAGATGCTGGAGGCGCCCAGGCGGAGCTGGCGCTTCAATCAGTCGCCGCTCTTTCTCCGGTTCCTGATGGGAAAGCAGGACTTCGAATGCACACCCTGGGGAAATCCCACGTACAACATCTTCGGCTGGCAGCGGCCCTGCTACCTGCTTCAGGACGGATACGCGAAAACGTTCCGTGAGCTGATGGAAGAAACGGATTGGTCGCGCTACGGGCGCAAGAGCGGCAATCCCCGTTGCCAGGACTGCATGGTGCACTGCGGATTCGAGCCCAGCGCCGTGCGGGCCACCTTCGATTCCCCGCGGGCGATGGGCGCGACCGTCGCTGCCATGGTCACGGGACGGCTATGACGGATGCTCGGCTGGCGGAGCTCGTGGAGCGGGCGTTCGATTATCGGGGATACGTGACGCTCAGGCGCACCGACGGCTCCGAGCTGGTCGGCTTCGTCTACGATCGCAGCGCATCGCATCTCGACCTGTACGACGAAACCGCCACTCGCCGCGTGCGCGTATCCCTCGCGGACGTCGCCGACATCGCCTTCACCGGCGACGACGCCGCACGCAAGGCGCAGGCGCTCTGGGAGCGCCGCAAGGGAACGCTCGAGCCGCGCGAGACTTCCGCGTGGGGCGAGTGGAGGGAATCCGGGCCGGTCCTGCTGCTGGTCGCCCTCGATCGCGAGCTGCGCAGCGTCGCGCGGGCGCTCGGCCTCGTCCGCCGCGGCGACCGCGCACGAGGGCAGTCGGGCGGCAATGAAGTGGTGGGGCTCGCCCTCGGAGTTGGTGGAGGTGCTCGCCGGGCGGTGGTCGACGAGCAGCCCCGCCTGGTCGTGAGCTGCGGCTTCTCGGGCGCACTCGATCCGGCGCTTGCGCCGGGCGATCTGGTGCTGGCGACAGCGGTGCGCGACGAAACCGGCGACGAGCTCGCCGCACCGCCCTTGATCCGCCAGCGGGCAGCAGAGGCGCTGGGCGGCCTGCGCCATTTCGAGGGCGAGCTCGTCTGCACCACCGCAGTCGCAGCCACCGAGGTGGAGAAGCTGGCGCTCGCACGGCCAGGCGCGCTGGCGGTCGACATGGAGAGCTATCCCGTCGCCCGCGCGGCGGCCGCCGCCGGCATTCCCTGGCTCGCGATCCGGGCGATCGTCGACCCCCTCCGGTCGTCCCTCCCAGCCTTCACCCGGGACCCGGCCGGTGGTTACGTCGGGCCGGCGATGAAATACGCGCTCTCGGGACCTCGGGCCGCGGCAGACCTCGTCCGGCTTGCCACCCGCGCCCGCGCCGCCGCTGCCGCGCTGGAGGTTGCGCTGCACCGGCTCCGTCCCATGCTCGGGGCGACGGAGGCACGCGCTTGAGGGCGCTCGTCACCGGCGCGAGCGGGTTCATCGGCAGCGCGGTAGCGCGCGCCCTCCTCCACCGGGGAGCGCAGGTCCGGTTGCTTCTCCGCCCCGGCGCCACGCCGAACCTCCCGGAACGCCGCGACATGGAGATCGTACGCGGAGACCTGCGCGATGCGCAGGGCGTGTCCGCGGCGGTGCGCGGTTGCGACGCCGTCTTCCACGTCGCCGCGCTCTACTCATTCGCCGCGCCGGCAAGCGAGGTCGTCGCCGTCAACGTCGGTGGAACGCGCAACGTCATCGAGGCCGTCCGCGCCGAAGGAGCGCGGCTGGTCTACACCTCCAGCATTGCCACAGTGGGCGCCATGCACGACGGCGTCCTCCCCGACGAGCGCTCGATGCCCAACGGGCCCGCGCCGGGTCCCTACAAGAAGAGCAAGCGCGATGCGGAAGCCCTGGTCCGGGAGGCAGCGGAGCGCGGACTGAACGCCGTGATCGTGAATCCGACGTTTCCGGTGGGCGTCGGCGACGTCAAGCCGACCCCGACCGGCGCGGTGATCCGCGATTTTCTCGAAGGACGCCTGCCGGCGTACGTCGATACGGGCATGAACGTGATCGACGTCGACGACGTCGCCGAAGGAGAGCTGCTGGCGTTCGATCGCGGCGAACGCGGCGAGAGGTACATCCTCGGCCACGCCAATCTGACGATGCGCGAGTTCCTCGAGGAGCTGGCGGCGATCTCCGGCCGCAAGCCACCCCGGATCCGGATGCCGCACCTGGTCGCATTGGGTCTCGCGCATGCGGACGCCTTCGTCACCGGGCGGATCCTCCGCCGCCCGCCGCGCATCCCGCTCGAAGGAGTGCGAACGGCCCGCGAGATCATGTTCGCAAGCTCCGCCCGCGCCGTCCGCGAGCTCGGTTTGCGGCAGACCCCCATCCGCGACGCGCTGGCGAAGGCGGTGCAGTGGTTCGAGGAGCGGAGCCGGCTCCGGCGGCGAGGCGTGTCGTGATCGGGGCCCGGACCCGGATCGAGCGCTCGGGACTCGACCTCGTCATCGAGCGCGCGCAAGGGTGGTTCGAGCGGCAGCAGTACCCGGAAGGGTACTGGTGGGCGGAGCTGGAATCGAACGCGACGATGGATGCCGAGTACCTGCTCCTCACGCATTTTCTCGGCGCCAGGAACGAGGACCTCTGGCGCGGCGTCGCGCAGGACATCCGAAACTACCAGCGCGACGACGGCAGCTGGGCGATGTACCACGGCGCCCCCGGCGACGTTTCCACCAGCATCGAATGCTATTTCGCGCTCAAGCTCGCCGGCGACCGACCCGACGCGCCGCACCTGGTGCGGGCCCGCGCGTTCATCCGCGAGCGCGGCGGCATCGCCCGGGCGCGGACCTTCACCCGCATCTGGCTCGCGCTGTTCGGCCAGTGGAGCTGGGACGACCTGCCGATCATGCCGCCGGAGCTGATGTTGCTGCCCCCGTCCGCGCCGCTGAGCATCTACCGGTTTTCCTCCTGGGCTCGGGGGACCATCGTGCCCCTCCTGCTCCTGATGGACGACCGTCCTGTGCACCCGGTGCCCGATTCGGCGCGCCTCGACGAGCTGCGCGTCGCCGATGCGGCTCCACGCGTTCCGCGCGACGCGATCGATCGGCTGTTCCGCGGCATCGACGGCGCGTTGCGCGCCTACGACCGCCTCCCGTTCCATCCCTTTCGCGAGCGCGCCCGGAAGGCAGCAGAACAGTGGATCCTCGCCCACCAGGAAGCGGACGGCAGCTGGGGCGGAATCCAGCCCCCGTGGGTCTATTCGCTGATGGCGCTGCACGCGCTCGGGCATCCGCTGGACCATCCCGCGCTGAAGAACGGCCTTCTCGGGATGCACGGGCGCTGGATGCTCCGGCACGGCGACGGAAGGCTGCGGGTGCAGGCGTGCCTGTCGCCGGTCTGGGACACCGGTCTCTCGCTGCTCGCGCTCGTCGAGTCGGGCGCGCACCCGTCGGTTCCCATGGTGCAGCAGGCGGCGCGCTGGCTGTTGCGCGAGGAGATCCGCGTTCCGGGCGACTGGTGCGTGCAGGTCGAGGGGGTCGAACCGAGCGGGTGGGCATTCGAGTTCGAGAACGATCTCTACCCCGACGTGGACGATACAGCGGTCGTCCTGCTCGCCTTGCACAAGGCGGACGCCCTGGACGCCGAGACCCGTGAGCGTGCGTTGCGCTGGGTGCTGGCGATGCAGAGCCGCAACGGCGGCTGGGCCGCCTTCGACAAGGACAACACTTCGCGCCTCCCGGCGCTGATTCCGTTCGCCGACTTCGGCGAGATGATCGACCCGCCCAGCGCCGACGTGACAGGGCACGTGGTCGAGACGCTCGGCGCCTTCGGCCTCGCTCGCAGCCATCCCGCGATGGAGCGCGGGCTGCGCTATCTCTACGCGCACCAGGAGAAGGAGGGCTCCTGGTTCGGCCGCTGGGGAGTCAACCACGTCTATGGCACCGGCGCCGTCCTTCCCGGGCTTGCGGCCGCGGGCGAAGCGATGGACGGCCTCGCGGTCCGCCGCGCCGTCCGGTGGCTGGGCGAGCGGCAGAACGCGGACGGCGGCTGGGGCGAGACCTGCGCCTCGTACGTCGACGTCAAAGCGCGCGGCCGCGGCGACAGCACTGCGTCGCAGACGGCATGGGCGCTGCTTGGCCTGATCGCGGCGGGGCGGGCGGACGGCAAGGCTGCATCCCGCGGGGCGCACTTCCTCGTCGATCGGCAGCGACCCGATGGGTCCTGGGACGAGGAATCGTTCACCGGCTGCGGCTTCCCCGGCTACGGCATCGGCGAGGAGCACGGCGCCCGCATCGTCGAAGGGCGCGAGCTCTCCGCCGGCTTCATGATCCGTTACCACCTCTACCGCAATTGCTTTCCGCTGCTCGCCCTGGGCCGTTACCGCGCTGCCCTCGGTGGCGCGGGTGCCATCCGCAGTGAAGGAGGTTCTTGATGCGATCGCCGGAGTTCTACCAGGGGCATCTCGACGCCGTGAGCCGCAGCTTCGCCCTCTGCATCCCGCAGCTCGCCGCGCCGTTCCGCCAGCACGTTGCCCTCTCGTATCTGCTCCTGCGCGTGCTCGACACGGTCGAGGATGCGTCTTTCGCGGACAAGCTCCACCAGCAGCGCCAGTTCACCGCCTTCCGCCAGTTTCTCGTCAAGCCGCCCACGGGGGCGCAGGTCGACGCCTTCAACGCTGCCTTTCCGGACAGCATCAGCGACGGCGAGCGGGCGCTCCTCGCAGACACCGGGGCTTTTTTGGAAGACGCTTACGGCCTGCCTGCCGCGGCGCGCGCGGTGATGTTCTCTGCCATCGACCGGATGGCGTTGGGCATGGCGGCGTACGCGCGCCGGCCGGCGACCCGGCTGGTCGATCTGGAGGACGTTTCGCGTTACTGCTGCATCGTCGCCGGCCTGGTCGGCGAGATGCTCACCCGCCTCTGGACCCTCGATGGACGACCGGGCCCGCGGATGCTCTTCGCCTACCGCTTCGGACTGTTCCTGCAGAAGGTGAACATCCTCAAGGACCAGCCGGAAGACGAGGCGGCGCACCGGTTCTTCGTCCCCGACCGGCGCGCGATCCTGGCGAGTCTGCGTGCGGACGCGGACGGGGCCTTGTCGTATCTGACGTCACTGCCGCAGAGCGAGCGCGGCTACCGGATCTTCTGCGCCTGGTCCTTGATGCTCGGGGCCGCTACCCTCGGTCAGGTGGACGGCCCGCGCCAGAGCCGCCGCGCCGAGACCATGGAGCTGCTCGGCCACATCGCCGACATTGCGCAGGACGACGAAGCGTTGCGCCGCCAGTTCGCCACGCTGTTGCCGAGGCTTCCACGTGCGCCTGCAAAGGAGCCGCTGCCGAAGCCGGAACCGGCGGACTGGTTCGTGCGGACCCTGAACGCGCCGCTCTCCGAACGAGAGCTGATCGACCTGGGAGCGATCGCGGCGGTCTCGCTGCAGCCGGCCGCGGTACATCAATAGGGGTATCCGATCTCCACGTACACCTTCCATCCTTCGCCGCCCGTAGCGACGTCGATCCGGCCGACGACGTTGGGCCGGACCCAGGCGCGAAAGCCGACGCCGCCGGTGACGCGCGGCCGGGAGAACGCTTGATCGATCGCGCGGTACACCTGTCCGACGGCGATGAACGGGTCGATCCGCCAGTCGGCCGTGACGCCGTAGATGTGCGTCTGCAGCAGGCGGATCCGCTGCTCCGCTTCCAGCGTCCAGGCGTTCTGGTCGATGAAACGATCTTCGGTGAATCCGCGGAGCAGGAATGCGCCGCCGAGCGTGCTCTGGTCGTAGAACGGCGCGCGCGGCGTGCTGACGGCAGTCCAGTCGAACCGCGCGGCACCGGCGACGAAGCCGAGCTCCGGGTGCAAGGCCCGCACGCGGATCGATCCGCGCAGGTAGGCGGGGGCTCCCGACAGACCCTCGACGACACCCCCGGCGGCGTTCGCGAACAGACCCCGCTCGGAATTCTCGCCGTTCGGCCGGCTGTCGAAGCGGATGTCGATCGTCTGTCCAGCGATGGTCGAGCCGTCCATGCCGGGCGCGAGCCGCTGAGGAGAGACACGCCGGCTGAGCGGCAAGCCCGGGACTCCAAGATCCTGGACGGCGTCGGTGTGGAGCAGGACCCCGATTCCGGCGTTCCAGTTGCCACCGAGGTTGAAGCCGCGGCGCGCCTCGCCGAGGCCGCGGACTCGCGTGTAGCTGGTTTCGGCGGCTTCGGTCGTGTCCGGGCCGAGGCCGAAGAAGCGATAGAAGGCGCTGCGCTGCCAGCGCAGCTCGATCTCGGTGGTGAATTCGCCGGCGCGCCTGGGAAGGTCCCGCCATTGGAGCAGCACTCCGGAGTTGATGCGGGTACTCGCGCTGGCAATGAGGGTGAGCGTCTGATCGTCCGCTGGATAATGAAACCAGCGGAACGTCCCGGTCCAGTGGATCACGTCGTTCCAGGTGATGCTGGGGGCGATGATCGATTCGGTCCTCGCGTTCGCATCGCAGACGCGCAGGAAGACCGGCATGAACCCGAGGGTGTCGCCCTCGTTCGGAAGCGTCGCGTACACCGGAAGGGGAACGACGCGCGTGCCCAGGCCGCCAGCGCACTCCGCGCCGGCTGCGGCTGTGGCCGCCGGGAGAAGGCAGCCGGCCAACAGGAAAGCCCGGGCGCTGCTCATCGCACCCGGCTCACGGTGGTCTGCCGATGCTGAACGACGCTCGCGCCACCGCTTCGATGTCGGCGCGCGCTCGCGAATGGCTGCTGCCATCCCGAACGATGAAGCAGCGTTCCCTGGGGCCGGCCATCGGGCTCGTGTACGTCGCCCTGATCGGTGTCGCCGGCGGTCTGCGGATCGACCATGTCTTGATCGGCTCGCTGGGCCTGCTCGACCTGTACAACGAGAAGACGCGGACCTTCCTGCGACAGTTTCTCCCCTTCATCGCTACCGGCGTGGTCTACGACTCGATGCGATACTTTTACTGGCCGGCGATCGCGGACCGCGTGCACGTGGCGGGACCTTACGAGGTCGAGCGCGCCTGGTTCGGCATCGGCGGCCGCACCCCGAACGAATGGTTCCTCGCCCATCACTGGCCCGCCCTGGACCTGGCCTGCGGGTTCGCCTACCTCGTGTTCGTCGGTGAGTACCTGGCGGTGGCTTTCCTGCTCTTCTTCCAGCGGCGCTCCGAAGTGCTGCGAACGTTCAGCGTCGCGTTCCTGGTCGTGAACCTGCTCGGCTTTGCCACCTACTTCATCTATCCCGTCGCACCTCCCTGGTACGTGACCGAATACGGCCTGGGCCCCGCGCGGCTCGACGTGCTTCCGGCCGCCGCAGCGGCGAGCCGCTTCGATCTGCTGCTCGGAACGCATTTCTTCGACGGAATCTACGGCCGCGGCATCGACGTCTACGGCGCGTATCCCTCGCTCCACGTGGCCTATCCGCTGCTCGTGATCTGGGCAACGTTTCGCACCTCTGGGCTGCGCTGGGCGCGGGCGCCCGCGATCGGCTTCTTCCTCCTCATGTGCCTGAGCGCCGTCTACCTGCAGCATCACTATGTGATCGACGTGCTTCTCGGGATCGCGTACGCGGTCGCCACGCTGGCGCTCCTCGGAGCGTTCCCGGCGCTCGCTCACCGCAGCGCCGCGCGGGCATCGTCCGCCCATCCGGCAGCGTCCGGATCTCCGCGCCAGGCGGCGTCCATGGCGAGCCGAAGCGCCTGCGAATAGGCGCTGCGCGCCTCCGCCGCCCGACCCTTCTGCTTCAAGGCGTCGCCGAGGGCCAGCTGGTTGGGGGGAAATTCCGGCGCCGCGCGGGCCGCCGCTTCCGCCTCCGGCAGCGCGGCATCGGGATCGCCGGGACCCAACGGCCAGCCGGGCGCGCGGAGCAGGACGATCGCAAGCAGCCGGTGCGGCCCGGCGTGGTCGATGTCCGGGTCGTTGCGAACGGCGCGCCGGAGCAGGTC
The sequence above is drawn from the Deltaproteobacteria bacterium genome and encodes:
- a CDS encoding aspartate carbamoyltransferase catalytic subunit → MALEFPRHLLELEALTRAQIDALLSLAARFKRERARARAGEAAADRRALLRGRNVVTLFFENSTRTRSSFEVAAKALGADVLSFQKDASSVAKGESLEDTVRNLDAIGADALIVRHPAAGAPRLVARAVRASVINAGDGAHEHPTQGLLDALSLRERWGSLEGRTVAIVGDIAHSRVARSNIHCLSKLGVHVRVGGPSTLIPAGIEKLGCTVARSLRDALTGADAVMALRIQNERIADARLPGARDYARTWGLNARTLEMLPKEALVLHPGPVNRGVELSSDVLDSPRSLVMDQVDSGVAVRMATLALCLRAEVPP
- a CDS encoding metallophosphoesterase family protein, translating into MRTAILTDIHANLEALTACISAAEAQKVDRFICLGDTVGYGADPNAACDLVRTRCEFTVLGNHDAAVAGRMDYSYYYAAAREVLDWTALQLSKENMEWLRGLPYQRAEGEVTYGHASPRDPQAFEYVFALEQAEDLVLRGKEKLSPVTFIGHSHLQRAFQLGNPVKDVWAERIRIDPARRYLISIGSCGQPRDYDPRACYGIWDDRSKAVEFHRVPYNAEKTARKILEAGLSPHFARRLLHGV
- a CDS encoding NAD-dependent epimerase/dehydratase family protein, whose translation is MRALVTGASGFIGSAVARALLHRGAQVRLLLRPGATPNLPERRDMEIVRGDLRDAQGVSAAVRGCDAVFHVAALYSFAAPASEVVAVNVGGTRNVIEAVRAEGARLVYTSSIATVGAMHDGVLPDERSMPNGPAPGPYKKSKRDAEALVREAAERGLNAVIVNPTFPVGVGDVKPTPTGAVIRDFLEGRLPAYVDTGMNVIDVDDVAEGELLAFDRGERGERYILGHANLTMREFLEELAAISGRKPPRIRMPHLVALGLAHADAFVTGRILRRPPRIPLEGVRTAREIMFASSARAVRELGLRQTPIRDALAKAVQWFEERSRLRRRGVS
- the shc gene encoding squalene--hopene cyclase; this translates as MVRGAEPAPAARRVVIGARTRIERSGLDLVIERAQGWFERQQYPEGYWWAELESNATMDAEYLLLTHFLGARNEDLWRGVAQDIRNYQRDDGSWAMYHGAPGDVSTSIECYFALKLAGDRPDAPHLVRARAFIRERGGIARARTFTRIWLALFGQWSWDDLPIMPPELMLLPPSAPLSIYRFSSWARGTIVPLLLLMDDRPVHPVPDSARLDELRVADAAPRVPRDAIDRLFRGIDGALRAYDRLPFHPFRERARKAAEQWILAHQEADGSWGGIQPPWVYSLMALHALGHPLDHPALKNGLLGMHGRWMLRHGDGRLRVQACLSPVWDTGLSLLALVESGAHPSVPMVQQAARWLLREEIRVPGDWCVQVEGVEPSGWAFEFENDLYPDVDDTAVVLLALHKADALDAETRERALRWVLAMQSRNGGWAAFDKDNTSRLPALIPFADFGEMIDPPSADVTGHVVETLGAFGLARSHPAMERGLRYLYAHQEKEGSWFGRWGVNHVYGTGAVLPGLAAAGEAMDGLAVRRAVRWLGERQNADGGWGETCASYVDVKARGRGDSTASQTAWALLGLIAAGRADGKAASRGAHFLVDRQRPDGSWDEESFTGCGFPGYGIGEEHGARIVEGRELSAGFMIRYHLYRNCFPLLALGRYRAALGGAGAIRSEGGS
- a CDS encoding inositol phosphorylceramide synthase, with the translated sequence MLNDARATASMSARAREWLLPSRTMKQRSLGPAIGLVYVALIGVAGGLRIDHVLIGSLGLLDLYNEKTRTFLRQFLPFIATGVVYDSMRYFYWPAIADRVHVAGPYEVERAWFGIGGRTPNEWFLAHHWPALDLACGFAYLVFVGEYLAVAFLLFFQRRSEVLRTFSVAFLVVNLLGFATYFIYPVAPPWYVTEYGLGPARLDVLPAAAAASRFDLLLGTHFFDGIYGRGIDVYGAYPSLHVAYPLLVIWATFRTSGLRWARAPAIGFFLLMCLSAVYLQHHYVIDVLLGIAYAVATLALLGAFPALAHRSAARASSAHPAASGSPRQAASMASRSACE
- the hpnH gene encoding adenosyl-hopene transferase HpnH; amino-acid sequence: MAIPVAQMMTVARYVLKQRLARRDRYPLVLMLEPLFRCNLSCTGCGKIQYPAALLKKDLSVEDCIRASDECGAPVVSIAGGEPLLHPQIAGIARELVQRGRFVYLCTNALLLERKLDSFQPSKYLSFSVHMDGPRAEHDFSVCREGGYDVAVQAIRAALKRGFRVTTNTTVFDGANPERMRGFFDDMMELGVEGMMISPGYSYEKAPDQQHFLRRERSHRLFSQMLEAPRRSWRFNQSPLFLRFLMGKQDFECTPWGNPTYNIFGWQRPCYLLQDGYAKTFRELMEETDWSRYGRKSGNPRCQDCMVHCGFEPSAVRATFDSPRAMGATVAAMVTGRL